Proteins encoded by one window of Lathyrus oleraceus cultivar Zhongwan6 chromosome 1, CAAS_Psat_ZW6_1.0, whole genome shotgun sequence:
- the LOC127102560 gene encoding uncharacterized protein LOC127102560 gives MASANNERVLKDGGSSNKPPLFSGQSFDFRKIRMKAHLEAQGSDIWEAVQNGHFIPTTVVNGGSSTKPQGSWDDDDKKRVLYDKKVINILQSALGIDEFLCVSTCTTTKEIWDTLVETHEGTAEVKRSRLNTLSQEYELFRMQPGKSILDLQKRFVHLTNHLKALGKTLTNDELNLKVLRSLTREWQPKVTAISEKKSLSTMTSATLFGKLQEYETELGLLEKHEVQEKKSKSIALKVDSKVVKKEDNHEEDENFMLLVKRLGKYFGAENNIGNSSYTRRKKFSKNKEREASTSNEDITCYEYGKQGHIKPECPKLAKNRDNKGKKDYNKKPYIAWDDNEISSSSDSDSDQSANLAFMASHHSDDEGDEVSSNFSIFDNDAEGEIDELLSECKILYKTISSQKNQISTLEENIEKMKNSLKDEKEELIKNFACTKCDSLAFQIVQLKRVIERYEKGQIGLEHVLSSQRYSNDKSDLGYSNFAKQTSNQTIFVKAKEQIPLDKSNKPKVVHQYNNRKRKKSYYKRKSYPPRYKSNFEPTCFYCGIKGHTPNACYVRNFSVAQGHYVWVKKGTNFEGPKAVWVPNKT, from the coding sequence ATGGCTTCCGCAAACAATGAACGTGTACTTAAAGATGGTGGTAGTAGTAACAAGCCTCCTTTGTTTTCGGGTCAATCTTTTGACTTTCGGAAAATCCGTATGAAGGCacatttagaagcacaaggaAGTGACATATGGGAGGCGGTTCAAAATGGTCATTTTATTCCTACAACGGTTGTCAACGGTGGTAGTTCAACAAAGCCACAAGGATCATGGGATGATGATGATAAGAAAAGGGTTCTCTATGATAAAAAGGTGATTAATATTTTACAAAGTGCACTTGGAATCGATGAATTCTTATGCGTCTCAACATGTACAACGACAAAGGAAATATGGGATACTCTTGTAGAAACTCACGAAGGAACGGCCGAAGTCAAGAGATCTAGATTGAACACGTTAAGTCAAGAGTACGAGTTATTCCGAATGCAACCGGGAAAATCAATCCTCGACTTGCAAAAAAGATTTGTGCATTTGACAAATCACTTGAAAGCACTTGGTAAGACATTAACTAATGATGAACTTAATCTTAAAGTGCTTAGGTCTTTAACAAGAGAATGGCAACCCAAAGTGACGGCGATTTCCGAAAAGAAAAGTTTATCAACAATGACATCCGCTACTTTATTCGGAAAGCTTCAAGAATATGAGACGGAACTTGGACTATTAGAGAAACATGAGGTCCAAGAGAAGAAATCCAAGAGCATTGCCTTAAAAGTTGATTCCAAAGTTGTGAAGAAAGAAGACAATCACGAAGAGGACGAAaactttatgcttcttgtaaAAAGACTAGGAAAATATTTTGGTGCAGAAAATAATATTGGAAACTCTAGTTACACAAGAAGAAAGAAGTTCTCAAAGAACAAAGAAAGAGAAGCATCAACATCCAATGAAGACATTACATGCTATGAATATGGAAAACAAGGCCACATCAAACCGGAATGTCCCAAACTCGCAAAGAATCGTGACAATAAAGGAAAGAAGGATTACAATAAGAAGCCCTACATTGCTTGGGATGACAATGAAATAAGTTCTTCATCGGATTCCGATAGTGATCAAAGCGCAAATCTAGCATTTATGGCATCACATCATTCCGACGATGAAGGCGATGAGGTTAGTAGTAACTTTTCAATTTTTGATAATGATGCTGAAGGAGAAATTGATGAACTTTTAAGTGAATGCAAAATTCTATACAAAACCATTTCATCTCAAAAGAATCAAATATCAactttggaagaaaatattgagaaaatgaaaaatagtctcaaaGATGAAAAGGAAGAATTAATCAAGAATTTTGCATGCACTAAATGTGATTCACTTGCTTTTCAAATAGTTCAATTGAAGAGAGTtattgaaagatatgaaaaaggtcaaatcGGATTGGAACATGTTCTTAGTAGTCAAAGATACTCAAATGATAAAAGTGATTTAGGTTATTCAAATTTTGCTAAACAAACTTCTAACCAGACCATTTTTGTAAAAGCTAAAGAACAAATTCCTTTAGATAAAAGTAACAAGCCTAAAGTGGTTCATCAATATAATAATAGGAAAAGGAAAAAATCTTATTATAAAAGGAAATCTTATCCCCCTAGATATAAAAGCAACTTTGAGCCTACATGTTTCTATTGTGGTATTAAAGGTCATACTCCTAATGCATGttatgttagaaactttagtgttgCTCAAGGCCATTATGTATGGGTTAAGAAAGGAACTAACTTTGAAGGACCCAAAGCAGTTTGGGTACCTAATAAAACTTAA